The DNA window GAGCATGAGCGTCTCAGCCTCCCAGCAGGTCTCCTGGTCTGAAACACATCAATTCCTCGAAGCGGTTCTGGCCCAGGCCAATGTCGGACCACTGCCGTGGGCTGGCACCCCCGAATGGTGCGCAATGTCAGATGGCGATCCGCGAAAGTTGCTTGCCCTCGCGATTGACGGCGAGCATCACGTGCTCCGCAAGGAGGTTGCCCAGGCGGCCCACGCGCAGGCCAGTCGCGCTGTCGCATCAGCGGCTGACTGGTCTGCCATCGCCAATGAGATTCGCCAGCGCGGCAGTTCGCGCCGCATCCCTCGCCAGGGGGTCGCGTGAACCTCGAGGCGGACGTTAACTGCCCTCATTGTGGCTGGGTCATTGTGTGCTCGCACTCCGGCGGAATGCACCACTCGGGGACGGGCGCAAGGGATTGGTCTGACTTCCCGTGGACTGAAAACTTTGTTGAGAACCTCGCCCGGGCGGCCGCCGTCGATCCTGAGATCTACGCGCTGTCCGACGGACCGACCAAACGCCGAGCCGACCGGATTCGCGCCGAGCGCGACGGGACTATATTGACATCAGGGAAAACACCGGCGCACCACATAGCAGCCCCGGGGACGAATCCGGCTTACGTCGCCGCGGCTATCCGTAAAGAACTTGAGCGCCTTGCCAACGCTCGCGAAGGCGTCCGCAACCACACGCTGCTCGCCGTTGCATGCAACGTTTTCGAGTTCGTCAAAGCTCAGCACGCCAACGAGGCACCCGCCCGTGCCGAGCTGGAACGTATTGCTACCGCGGTCGGCCTGGAAGCCCGTGAGATTCACGCCACGATCGAGTCCGCCTGGCGGCGTGTCGGACCGCGCGATGTGCCGGCGAAGACAACTCGGGGTGCGGCATCGTGACGACCACACCGAGTTAACGGCATCGTCGTCGACGCACCGCCCGACGACGGCAAGACACCCGTGCTCGCTGACCGGCTACTCACTCGCTCAGCACTGCTTGCTTTGCCCGACCCCGAACCCCTAATCGACAACGTGCTCGACCAGGGCACCGTCGCTTTGCTCTACGGGCCCTGGGGCTCGGGTAAGTCCTTCATTGCCCTGGACTGGGCGTCCAGCGTCGCAACAAATCGGCCATGGCAGGGCGCGTTACCGAACAACGTCGCGTCCTGTACGTCGCCGCCGAAGGCGCTTACGGACTCAAGGGGCGCCTTGCCGCGTGGGAGACAGGCTGGAACACCAAGATCCCAGATGGCAGCCTCGACATCCTGCCGCGGCCAGTGAATCTCATCAACGCAGCTGACGTCGCCAACCTGTCCGCTCTGATCGACTGGGGTGGCTTCTCCTATGTCATCCTCGACACGCTGGCTCGGTGCATGGTCGGCGCCGATGAGAACTCCGCCAAGGATTGCGGCCTAGTCGTCGATGCGCTCCACCGGTTACGCCAGCACACGCCCGGCGGCCGAGGTGTCATTCAAGGCGTTCACCACACCGGGAAAGACGGCAAGACTTTTCGCGGCTCGTCAGCTTTCGAGGCCGGCGCCGATACCGTCTACTCCGTCACCCTCGACGGAGCGGTCATAGTGCTGGACCGCGAGAAGCGAAAAGACGGTCCAGAGGTCGACATCCACCGGCTGAAATTAGAGGCGGTAGAGGGCACTGGCAGCGTCATTATCGGGGTCTCAGGGCTGGAACCACCCCGACCGCGCAGACAAGCTCTTGTCTCACTTCAGGTCTCACTTCGGTGACCGCGGGGCGTACACCTCTCAGCTGTTCGAGGGCTGCGAAATGCTGAAGTCGACGTTCTATCGCGCATTGTCTGACCTGCAAGAACGCGGCGAAATCATCAACGAAGGCACCGATAAGCGCCCCTTTTACAAGGTGGCCACGAAATGACTTTGGTTCCACCTAGTTTCACCTGGTTTCACCCGGAGGTGGAACTGGTTGCCACCCTCCGGGTCTATAGACCCGGAGGTGGAACCACGTGGGACTGAAACCTGAGACATTCCAAAACCGCCATCCATCGCCCTGGAAAGCAAGGGATTATGAAGACTGCCATCATCGACCATCGGCGCAGCGTCGCCCTATGCGACGTGGGCTCCCACTACATCGCAGCCACAGTGATCGATTCCGACGGCATCGACTATCTGATGCTGGCGAGTCCTGACGACATCGGCACATGCACGCTGTACGACCCCACCTGTGTCCTGGCGGTCCACGAACAAGTCGGGAAGTTGCCGCTGGAATACGTCCGCCGCATCGCCGTCAGTCGGCGCGGAGGGCGACCATGACCCGATCTCGCCGTAGCGCCAAGCAAGCAGGCACACGATTCGAGACCGCTATCGCACAAGCACTTGCCGACGCTCTAGACGACGACCGGATCGAGCGGCGCAGTCGCAATGGATCTCGAGACCGCGGCGATATCAGCGGTGTGCGGCTCCACGGCCAACGCGTGGTCCTCGAGTGCAAAGATGCTGCCCGCTTATGCCTACCGGAATGGACGGCCGAAGCCCGCATCGAGGCCGGTAACGATGACGCCCTGGTGGGCCTGGTTGTCCACAAGCGCCATGGCGTAGGCGATCCCATGTGCCAGTGGGTGACATGCACCCTGGCCGATCTGGTGGCCATTCTCACCGGAGAGCGAACCGAGCTATGAGCGTTGGCGGAATCCCAACCGAATGCACCATGTGCGGCGCTGAGCTACTCAACCCACACGAGATCACCGGCCTGTGTCGTGAATGCAAGTTGGTCCTCCGAAACGAAAGACTCTCCGGCCAGCCCACCCAGGAAGGAACACAACACCAATGACCGAATTTCCCGTTCTCGACGCACCGCGCCTCTACGCCAACAACAGCCTTGGGCGCTGTGTCTTCGCCAGCTTCGACTACGTCGAGCCCTACCTCGAAGAAACCGACGCGTGGGTCGCCTTACCGCTACGACTCGTCCACGATCAGGGCGCCGGCTGGCACATTGAGTTAGGCCCGTACTCGCTTGGCGCCACCGACGTCCATCGTCTGCGTGAAGCGATCGCCGCCTACGACCGGGCTACTGGGGAGTCTGAGTCGTGAGCACCGATCAGACAACCGGGCACGAAAGCGAAGAGCCACTACCGGCTGTTCTCCGTGAATGCCCGCGCTGTGGAAGGGCTATCGGCCTGATGCTGGACACCGATCTCGCCTGTCCGAGGTCGAGGCGATGAGCGCGCGAACGTCGGCCATCGCACCATGGCGCGGTTGTGACGGCACGCTCGTGGCTCCAGGGACCGAGCAGTGGCAGCAGCTACCCCAGCCGATTTTCTGGAGGCACCCGGTGGGTCAACTCGACCGCTTGCCCGTCAAGCTCCCCCCTCCCCGACGTGAAAAACGTGTTCGAGCGGCCACGCCGACCCTGTCCCGGACAGGAACTCAGCGGTGAGGCTTAGGGGCCGGCCCCACCACCTCGAGGTCGCAGCTTGGGCCAGCGATGGCCGTGTGCAGCTCGAGCTGTGTGGTCTGCGATTCACCGCGACCCGTAACGGGTCGATCGAGTTGGCTTGCCAGCTTGCAGCCGCGGCACACGAAATTTTCGAGGCGCCAGATGGCTGCTGACATTCGGTACGGCGATGGACTCACCATCTCGTTTGGTATGGCTGCGTTTGTGGTTGATCTGGTCGGCCTGACGGAGAAACTGCTCGCGCGCCAGAACGGACAGCCGCTGCCGCCGAAGGCGCGGGACCTACGGGATGGCTTGAGCGACGGGCTGGCACGTGCAGCTGCTAACGCGGGCGTTAGTTCGAAAGCGGTTTTAGCGGAAGAGGTTCTAGCGTTTGAGAGAAGCCCCGAAGCTGCAGCTGAGGTCCTCGGTATTCAGCCCGGCAGTGTCCGCTACGCGTGCCGGGCCGGCCGGATCGGGAGGAAGGTCGGCGATCGGTGGCTGATCAGCGACGAGGAGATCGAGATGTATCGCGAGAACTACTTACGAGGAGTGTGAAGTGACTGAGGCAGAGCAGGATCGACAGGACGCCCTGTTGGTGGCGGCCGCTGCGAACGACGGTCGCATCAGCCCGGACTTTGTGCCGCAATGGTTGATGGCCATGAAGGCCGATCGGCCCGGAACGCGAAAGACGCTGGCGTCGTTGGTGTCTCCACGAGCGGATATGCTTCGTGCCGCCGGAGTCGACCCCGACCTCGAATACGATCTCGAGTACGCGTACGACCGGATCGTCGCGCCACTGGATCTCAGCCGGGATGACGCCGATCGGCGTCTGGTCAATGCCGCTATCGCGGAGGGAAAGATTGGGCTGGAAAGTCGCCAGACATGGCTCAACGCACTGGCGACCAACCACGACGCCGCGGCGCAAACGATCGCGTCCATGCCTGCCACGCCACGCATCACTCGGTCGGTCATGGCTTCGCAATCTTCGAGACAGTCGCCGGTGCAAGGCCGTTCGGGCGCCGAGATCGACGCGGACCCTGCGTACCGGGATGTTGCGTGGCGTCTGGGTCCTGGATTTCGCAACGGGCTCAAGCCGCCCGAAGTCCGATATTTCGCTATCCCAGAGGTCGACGACGACTTTGCGTCTGAGTTGATCGACAACGGTGATGGAACCGCGCGTTGGAGTTCGGGAGCGGTCCGAGGAGACTGAACCCGCATAAAAGGAAAGGATTGTCATGCCCTACCGCGTCATGTGTCACCTGGTCATCGCCAAAGACCAAGAGGGTCGGGTTCGCTACTACTACCAATCGCCCGTGGTTGGGTCTTCCGGGGCCGTAATCCCATGGCTCTCGGACGAGAAGGCGGAGCAACTCCTAAGATTGGGCCTCGTTGAGCGTATCGCGGACAGTACGATGGACCACCAAGCCGACGACGCCGCTCAAACCGAGAGTGAGGCGCTACAAGACTGCCTCAAGGCGCTCGAGCACCTCGGCGTTGACTTGGCCGCAGGAGCGCCCACCGCTCGTACAGCATTGCGGGATGCCGGATTCCGCTTCGGCAACGACGTCGTTGCCGCCGCCGTGAAGGCCCGTAAGGACGCTGTCCGCGCGCTGTCCGGAACGACCGCCTAATGAACCTAGTCCGCACGTCATCCTCGGACGCTGCACGCGCGGGCAGGCGGCACCAGCCGGGGCCGCAGCCGCGGTCGACAACGTTGGCGCGACCGGCTGGTGCCGAAACTTCGGTTTGAGGAGGAGCCAGAATGGACGAGCACTACTTGAGAACCATGGCCGCGCACCAGGCGCTGATCCAGGTGAGCGATAACCCTAGCCAGTTCCGCGGCGTATCACCGTCTGCGCGCCTAATGGACCAGGCGTATCGAGCCTGGCGCGACCAGAAGTACGGCCCGGCAGTCGGCATGGACATCATGCGGGTGCCGTTCTAAACGAATGGTGCGGAACACTCACCTTCGCGGCCGCCAGGGTTTCATACAACTAGGAATCGGGGCAGCGTCACCGTCCCCGGTTGGTCACCGTCACGCCGTCCGTAGGGCGCAATTCCGTCACGAACGACCTCCTTGTCCGGCGTGCATCTTAAACCTGGATCGCCACCGCCGTATGCTTCCAACGATGGCGGCCTTCGTAACGTGTGAGTGTGCCTAGTGCGCGACCACGACGTACGCGTCGCCCTGCGGAACCATCTCGTCGTTGAGCATGCCAACGACTCGTCGACCCGAGTCATGGAAGAACTCGGGTTGTGTGAGGAAGTCAGAGTTGACTTCGCGGTCATCAATGGGGCCTTCACTGGATTCGAACTCAAGAGCGAACGCGACACCCTTGCTCGCCTTCCTAGGCAGGAGGCGACCTACAGCCGCGTGTTCGATTATGTGTACTTGGTGGCCGCCGGCAACCACATCGACCGGGCCCAGCAACTAATCCCATCGTGGTGGGGGATCGTAACGGCGCTGCCTACCACCACTAGCGGCGTTTCTCTGCGTTTCGATCGGGTAGCGATCGAAAACCCGACAGTCGATGCGTCGGCGGTCGTCCAGTTGTTATGGCGCGACGAGGCACTCGCGATCTTGGCGCGAATGGGAGCAGACCGAGGAGTCCGGTCAAAGCCACGCGCAGAAGTATGGGAGAGGCTCATCGAAACACTGAACGTGGCCGATTTGCGTAGCGAAGTACGAGAAGTACTTAAGGCGCGCCCTGGGTGGCGAGAGAATCCAAAACGACGTGGAAGTGTCGTGACATCGCGGCTCTCAGGTACGACCCCGCGTTTCCTGGCCCGTCGGATCCATTAGCCACATTATTGATGTACTGGTCGCCGGGGCTGAAATCGGCCCCGCCAAAGTAATTCGCCCTTACGACATCTCGCGCCAATGCGACGTACTGGGGACTTGGATCACGTCTCTGCTGCGCACGATGCACCCGCCACTCGCCAGGCAGCGCATAGCGGATATTGGGTATAGGAGCGTAAGGAGTATCCGCGTACGTCGGGACGCCAACTCCGTAATCAGCGAACGTCAATTCACGATCCCGCCAAGTGGACGTGAGATATGTGAAAGATGCAGCATCGGTTCGTGGAATCGAACCGACAGTGCCGGGCGCGATAATATTGCCAACTACTTCAGGGAACGCAGAGAATGCAACGACTAGGCTTCTCCAATCCTGCAGGTAGGGAAGGATTGCCAGAACACTCGAGGTCACTGACGCCTGAACGGCCGGGCCACCGTCGACAAGACCTGCGTCGATCACGAGATCACAGTTAGCTGAAGGGACTTCGCACGCTGCCAACACGTCGTCGATGTCGGATGTAAGGCCATCGCGGCCAGCAGCCAAGGCGTCTTCGCAGTCAAGCCGTAATACCAGTCCTCGACGGTCGCGGCCGGTGATAGTGCGCACTGCATCAAGCACCGCCGCGTCGTCACTGGTTGTGACAACCGGTACGGCGACCCGGTTCCCGTCCCGAAGGGTCGCAAAGCTCTGCGCGACTTCCGCTACCCACTCGGCATCTTCGATGCCTGTGACGTTCAATGGGTGCACCCAAATCACGTCGTCTGAATGTGGCCAAGTACGGATAACAGCCGAAGCCTTCTCCGCCGTCGGCATTTCGATAAGCGGTACGAACGACTTCGGACTCGTTGACTGAATCGCTAGCAGTTCGCCCTGCTTCGCCTTCAGAATCGCCACGTACATCCGATTGGTCAATGATGTGCCAGCGTGAACCATTGGAGCCCTTCCCGGTAAATACCCGACGGCGATCATAAGCCACGTGGTTAATCAACTGGGTAGTTTTTCTCCGAGTGGTACTCAATACCGCGCAGCTACGGAATGCCCTAGAACAGGTCACGGGCAGCCACTTGCAAACACGACGGTGCGGACGTCGGCCATCGCACAATGGCATGGCCCTAGCAACAACCACCAGGCCTCTGACATGCGTGGATGGTCGCATGGCTACCCCCCGGCCGATTTTATCGAACGGGGGGGTCCACTGAGCGACCGCCACATGGTCGCCAACTTTTTTACACAGGGCTGAAAAATCCGAGAAACTAGGTCCATGTTTTCGACCCGTGAGCGTGGGCAGCTCCCCGAGCCTGTCGATGGCTCAATGGTGCGGTTCGTCAAATCCGGCTATGGGTTCGTAGCGGTCAGATCTGGTGACCGGTGGGAGACGAGCGCCACGCAGTCGGTCGGGTTCATTGACGAGGTCATGGCGTGGGATGACATGTGGCTAGCCGGAAGGTATTTCGAACTGGCCACCGCGCTGGACCCAATAAAGCAACCTGCCGAGCGCGACAAGAGACTGGTAGAGAAATCCGTCGTATGTTTCCGCCTCGCGGATGAGCACTGGGCCGCCATCGCCTATCAAGGCTCGTACACGGGTTTCAAGCAGCGGGTCTGGTACACCACCCTGACCACGGCCGCCTGCAAGCGCGCAAAGCTGGCTAGCTGCTATGGCCAATGGGCCGAGATCATGCCCAAAGCTACAGACATTCAAGTCGTGACGTCATGGAAACCGCTGCTCCCTCGTGAGGTCGCGGACACCATGGGACGCCATGCAAACACCCAACGGGCGCCGACCCGGCCGACGCAATCCCTGGACTCCTCCCTTCTGACACTCGCGCCGACGCGAGCAGAAACCCATTGCGCCCCTTGTCCTTCTAGCGTTGGCGGTGACCGCTGACAGGCAAGGATGAGGTAGGCAATGCAAGTGTTGACCGTGTACAGGCCAACTAAGGCCGATCGGGAGTTCTTCCAATGGAGCGTCGACGGTGAGCTACTCGCCATCCCCGGCATCTGCCCGTGGCACGAATGCACCACCATGCTCATGGTCCGCGACTTGGACGTTCGAGAAGAAGACGTAATTGCCGCCTGCCGCAATAGCTTTGAGAACAGCGGACACGACGACCAAACCTTCGGCGAACCCCTGGAATCCATCGTCCAGGAGATCGCATCCGACGCGATCGAGGCTGCTTCCGAGCACCCAGTCGGAACCGTCTTGCGGCTAACGCAAGGCCGCGGCCGGGAATGGCAATATCGGCTTGAGCCAGCAGAAACCTGCACTCGCTGATGGCTCGACTAGGCCGTGGGTTTCCAAACAACCCGATCATGAGGGCGCCGATTCTGGTCAAAGCCGGGCCGCGATGGGATTCAACCGGCGCGGGTGCCGTTCAGACCCCTACATGGACGCACACCATGGGTCCGCTCGTCAACGCTGTTGTGGTTCTTGGCTATTGGGTTACCAACTCCGGGTCAGGCAACGCGTTGGTCAGCGTTAACGGAACATCCGTTCCCACGGTGACGGGCGGGACTATCGGCAGCTACGGTTCTGGCACGCTCTACTCCGGCGGGGCGGGTACTACGGGTACCTATTTTCCTACGCTCTGCTCAATCCCCACCGGCGCACAGACTTTCACGCTGTCACTTCCCGGCGGTACCAGTTGGGACTACGCGTTCAACTCATTCGCCTACACCAACGTGAAAAGCATCGGCACCGGCACCTCCGCGACAGGAGCCAGCTTAAACGCGGCGCTGTCCATGACATTGACCCCCAATCAGATCGCGGTTGGGGCATTCGGTGGAGCGACCAACGCCACCACGGGAACAGGGTTCAGCAACTTCGCCCCTGTGCAGCGGTGGAATCAGGCACCGGTGTCGGGAAAGGCATATCCGATCGCGGCCGGCGAGTCTACGACAGGGCAGTTCTCGGCTACCGCGCCGAACGCTTCGCCGAGCTGGGGATGTGTTGCGGTTCCCCTCGCTGCGTAACAGACCGCCTCGAAGCGGCGTCTCGGAGTGGCGCGGGCATCGGTGTCTCGCTGATATAGAAAAACCGGCTTGGCCTCGACGAAACACAACGTACAGTTACTAGCTTCGGGCAACTTGTTTCAGCGCGGACAGAATTGGAGCTGGGGTCATGCCTCGTCTCACCCGAATACTCGTTGCCCTGATGCTCGCTTGTAGCGTCACCACGCTCAGCGGGTGCTTATCCGCTTGCGTCCCATCGGTCCCGGCGGACACCGCCTGCATCGCTGGGTAAGCGACCAATGACCGACGACGCACTCAACAGCCTCCGCCTCGAACTATTCGGCCCCAACGTGCCAGTCTCGCGCGCATACATAGATGCCTTGCTGCAGTTGACCGAGAGCGCATCAGCACGGGTCGGTGTGACCAAGACCGCCACCGACAGGGTTGCGTACTGGCTCGACGGCAGCGTGCTCGGTGAACTGTCCTGCACAGGGGCATCCGATGAAGATGCGGAGATCAAAGGCAGGCTCACGCGGCTCGCCGAACTGCCGAGCATCAAGGTCGACATCGCGGTCGAGTACGACAACTTCACCCGCGTATCGCGGATAGGCCGTGTGCTCACGCTCGAACTTTCCGAGGACAGACAGGTCGTATTGGATGGAACCCGCGCAGTGCGCCGACCGAACGGCTCGAGGCGACCGACAAGTTCATCGGTGCCGTACTCGCGGCCTACTCCAAGGCTTAGAGAGCCCCCGGCGCGTCACTTCATCGTCGTTGCACGTCGCGTTGCTAGGTTTCCGGTTTATGTTCCTGACTGTCAC is part of the Mycobacterium mantenii genome and encodes:
- a CDS encoding DUF2742 domain-containing protein: MSVSASQQVSWSETHQFLEAVLAQANVGPLPWAGTPEWCAMSDGDPRKLLALAIDGEHHVLRKEVAQAAHAQASRAVASAADWSAIANEIRQRGSSRRIPRQGVA
- a CDS encoding helix-turn-helix domain-containing protein, whose product is MAADIRYGDGLTISFGMAAFVVDLVGLTEKLLARQNGQPLPPKARDLRDGLSDGLARAAANAGVSSKAVLAEEVLAFERSPEAAAEVLGIQPGSVRYACRAGRIGRKVGDRWLISDEEIEMYRENYLRGV
- a CDS encoding sce7726 family protein; the protein is MRDHDVRVALRNHLVVEHANDSSTRVMEELGLCEEVRVDFAVINGAFTGFELKSERDTLARLPRQEATYSRVFDYVYLVAAGNHIDRAQQLIPSWWGIVTALPTTTSGVSLRFDRVAIENPTVDASAVVQLLWRDEALAILARMGADRGVRSKPRAEVWERLIETLNVADLRSEVREVLKARPGWRENPKRRGSVVTSRLSGTTPRFLARRIH
- a CDS encoding beta family protein, with the translated sequence MAILKAKQGELLAIQSTSPKSFVPLIEMPTAEKASAVIRTWPHSDDVIWVHPLNVTGIEDAEWVAEVAQSFATLRDGNRVAVPVVTTSDDAAVLDAVRTITGRDRRGLVLRLDCEDALAAGRDGLTSDIDDVLAACEVPSANCDLVIDAGLVDGGPAVQASVTSSVLAILPYLQDWRSLVVAFSAFPEVVGNIIAPGTVGSIPRTDAASFTYLTSTWRDRELTFADYGVGVPTYADTPYAPIPNIRYALPGEWRVHRAQQRRDPSPQYVALARDVVRANYFGGADFSPGDQYINNVANGSDGPGNAGSYLRAAMSRHFHVVLDSLATQGAP
- a CDS encoding DUF7715 family protein, giving the protein MQVLTVYRPTKADREFFQWSVDGELLAIPGICPWHECTTMLMVRDLDVREEDVIAACRNSFENSGHDDQTFGEPLESIVQEIASDAIEAASEHPVGTVLRLTQGRGREWQYRLEPAETCTR